Proteins encoded by one window of Vigna radiata var. radiata cultivar VC1973A chromosome 5, Vradiata_ver6, whole genome shotgun sequence:
- the LOC106761669 gene encoding palmitoyl-acyl carrier protein thioesterase, chloroplastic translates to MAAISSIRLQFPRNLNDSRKRNTSFHAPCNITNVFNNKRTFLSVTASCSDNPRKMDTASRVNVNGIHVAEAPLQAGRLAKESAADEAIVTSLRGRFVEDKFVFRQIFVIRSYEIGPDKTATMETLMNFLQETALNHVTSSGIGGEGFGATREMSLRKLIWVVTRIQLQVQKYNKWGDEIEVDTWVDAAGKNGMRRDWIIRDHYTKEIITRATSTWVIMNRQTRRLSKIPEEVKQELVPFYLNRLAVPTEEVDCEKIDKLTDDTAERIRSGLAPRWNDMDANQHVNNVKYIGWILESVPIEVLEHYNMTSMTLEYRRECTQSNIVESMTCPTASVLESNNNSKNRKPDLQYTHLLRLQHDKADVVRARTEWNFKQNQQ, encoded by the exons ATGGCGGCAATCAGCAGCATCCGTTTACAATTTCCACGGAATTTAAACGATTCAAGGAAGAGGAATACGAGTTTTCATGCTCCGTGCAACATTACTAACGTGTTTAATAATAAACGAACGTTTTTGTCGGTGACCGCAAGTTGTAGTGATAATCCTCGGAAAATGGACACTGCCAGCAGAGTAAATGTGAATGGAATACACGTGGCGGAGGCTCCTCTTCAAGCAGGAAGGTTGGCAAAGGAAAGTGCAGCAGATGAAGCTATTGTTACCAGCTTGCGTGGAAGGTTTGTGGAGGATAAGTTTGTATTTAGGCAAATTTTTGTTATCAGGTCTTACGAAATTGGACCAGATAAAACTGCCACCATGGAGACACTCATGAATTTTCTTCAG gAAACTGCTTTAAATCATGTCACTAGCTCTGGGATTGGGGGAGAAGGATTTGGAGCAACTCGCGAGATGAGCCTTCGAAAACTCATTTGGGTTGTTACTCGTATTCAACTTCAAGTTCAGAAATATAACAAATG GGGAGACGAAATTGAAGTTGACACTTGGGTCGATGCCGCTGGAAAGAATGGAATGCGAAGAGATTGGATAATCAGGGATCACTACACCAAAGAGATCATAACAAGAGCCACAAG CACATGGGTGATCATGAATAGACAAACAAGAAGACTTTCCAAGATCCCTGAAGAGGTGAAGCAAGAGCTTGTTCCTTTTTACCTAAACAGGCTTGCCGTTCCTACCGAAGAAGTAGATTGTGAGAAGATAGACAAACTCACTGATGACACAGCTGAGAGAATCCGATCTGGATTGGCT CCAAGATGGAACGACATGGACGCTAACCAGCATGTCAACAATGTGAAATACATTGGATGGATTTTAGAG AGTGTGCCGATTGAAGTTCTAGAACATTATAATATGACAAGCATGACTTTGGAGTATCGACGTGAATGTACACAGTCAAATATTGTGGAATCCATGACATGTCCAACAGCAAGTGTTTTAGAGTCCAACAATAATTCCAAGAACAGAAAACCGGACCTTCAATACACACACTTGCTTCGTCTGCAACATGATAAAGCAGACGTTGTTCGAGCCAGAACTGAGTGGAATTTCAAGCAAAACCAACAGTGA